The Cylindrospermopsis curvispora GIHE-G1 genome contains a region encoding:
- a CDS encoding NAD(P)H-quinone oxidoreductase subunit H produces the protein MSRIETRTEPMVLNMGPHHPSMHGVLRLIVTLDGEDVVDCEPVIGYLHRGMEKIAENRSTIMYVPYVSRWDYAAGMFNEAVTVNAPEKLAGITVPKRASYIRVIMLELNRIANHLLWFGPFLADVGAQTPFFYQFREREMIYDLWEAATGYRMVNNNYFRVGGVAVDLPYGWVDKCEEFCDYFLPKVDEYERLVTNNPIFRRRIEGIGTITREEAINWSLSGPMLRGSGVKWDLRKVDHYECYDDFDWEVQWETAGDCLARYMVRMREMRESVKIIKQALKGLPGGPYENLEAKRMMAGPKSEWDSFDYQYVAKKVAPTFKIPAGEIYSRVESGKGELGIYLVGDNNVFPWRWKIRPADFNNLQILPSLLRGVKVADIVVILGSIDVIMGSVDR, from the coding sequence ATGAGTAGAATAGAAACCCGCACGGAACCGATGGTGCTAAATATGGGTCCTCATCACCCCTCAATGCACGGGGTGTTGAGATTAATAGTCACCCTAGATGGAGAGGATGTAGTTGACTGCGAACCCGTCATTGGTTATTTACACCGGGGGATGGAGAAAATTGCCGAGAACCGCTCAACTATTATGTATGTTCCCTATGTTAGTCGTTGGGACTATGCTGCGGGGATGTTCAACGAAGCGGTAACAGTCAATGCACCGGAAAAACTAGCAGGTATTACAGTTCCCAAACGGGCCAGTTACATTCGTGTAATTATGCTAGAGTTAAATCGTATTGCCAACCATCTATTATGGTTTGGACCTTTCTTAGCGGATGTAGGTGCTCAAACGCCCTTCTTTTATCAATTCCGGGAAAGGGAAATGATATATGACCTGTGGGAAGCAGCAACAGGTTATCGCATGGTAAACAACAACTATTTCCGGGTTGGTGGAGTAGCAGTGGATTTACCCTATGGTTGGGTAGATAAATGTGAAGAATTTTGTGATTATTTCCTTCCCAAAGTAGATGAATACGAACGGTTAGTTACCAACAATCCTATATTCCGTCGTCGGATTGAGGGGATTGGGACAATTACCCGGGAAGAAGCGATTAACTGGAGTCTTTCAGGTCCGATGTTACGGGGTTCGGGAGTGAAATGGGATCTGCGGAAAGTTGATCATTATGAGTGTTACGACGATTTCGACTGGGAAGTACAGTGGGAAACCGCAGGTGACTGTCTTGCTAGGTATATGGTAAGAATGCGAGAAATGCGCGAATCCGTAAAAATCATCAAGCAAGCTCTAAAAGGATTGCCAGGTGGTCCTTATGAGAATTTAGAAGCAAAACGCATGATGGCTGGACCTAAATCCGAATGGGATAGCTTTGATTATCAATATGTGGCCAAAAAAGTTGCTCCCACCTTTAAAATTCCTGCTGGGGAAATTTACTCCCGTGTGGAAAGTGGTAAGGGAGAACTAGGCATTTATTTAGTAGGTGATAATAATGTCTTCCCCTGGCGTTGGAAAATTCGTCCTGCTGACTTCAACAATCTGCAAATTCTGCCCAGTTTATTACGGGGTGTTAAGGTAGCGGATATTGTGGTGATTCTCGGTAGTATTGACGTGATTATGGGTTCGGTTGACAGATAG